ACATCACCATCAGCCTGCGCGAAGCCCCCGCCGATGCGGCCGCCCCTACGCCGCCCTATGCCGTCACCATCACCGTGGAGCCTGGGCCGCAAACGCGCATTGCCAGTGCCGACATCCGATTCACCGAAGTTCGCGAGGCTGAGTCCGCTGCCGAGCCCAATGCACGGACACGCCAACTGGAACGCATACAGCGCAACTGGGCTTTGCCCGAAGGCAGCGCCTTCACGCAAGCAGGCTGGTCCGACGCAAAAAACACGGGCTTGCGCCAGCTGCAAGCGCGCCGCTACGCCAGCGCCAGCATCACCAACAGCCGCGCCGAGGTGGATGCGGACACGCAGCAGGCCGCCCTGTCCGTCACGTACGACCCCGGCCCGGCCTACCGCTTTGGACCGCTGAAAGTGCAGGGCAGCGAACGCTATGACCCCGATGGCGCGCGCCGCCTGGCACGGCTGCCCACCGGCACCGTGTATGACGAGGCCGAAATGCTGGACGCCCAGCAGCGCCTGGCCAGTAGCGGCTACTACGACGCGGTGTTCCTGACACTGGACACCGACAGCACCACCCCACAGGCCGCCCCCGTGATCGCCCAGGTGCGCGAGGCCAAGCTGCAAAAACTGGTGTTTGGCGTGGGCGTGTCCACCGACAGCGGGCCGCGCCTGTCCATCGACCACACGCACAACCAGTGGCCCACAGAGGGCTGGCGCGCCATCAACAAACTCTCGCTCGACAAGAAGGCGCAGCAAATCGGCACCGGCTGGACCGCACTGCCCGGCGAAAACGGCTGGCGCTGGTTCACCTCGGGCCTGGCCCAACGCCAGCAAACGGGCGACTACGACGTCAACAGCGTGGAAGTGCTGGGCGGACGCAGCCAAAGCACCAAGAACATCGACCGCACCTACTACCTGCGCTACGACACCTCGCGCGCCCAGGGCCTCAATGCTCCGGCAGACAGCGCTGCCCTGAGCGTGAACTACGGCTGGACGGGCCGCTATTTCAACAGCAACACGGCCCCCACGCGCGGCTACGGCATTGCGGTGGAGCTGGGCGCAGGCGTCACGCTGCGGCCCGAGCGCAATCCCTTCACCCGCACGCTGGTGCGCTGGCAGTCGTTCTTTCCCGCAGGGCGGGTCGAGGCAGGCGACGGCGCGGCCCGCAGTGCCCGCATTGCCGTGCGCACTGAAGTGGGCGCCGTGCTGGCGCGAGAAAGTGCCGAGATCCCCGTCGCCCAGCTCTTCCTGACCGGGGGCGACACCACCGTACGTGGCTACGGCTACCGCGCCATCGGCGCACGCACCGACAACAACCAGCTGTACGGCGGGCGCTACATGGGCGTGGCCAGCGTGGAGTGGCAGCGCCCCATCGTCTACGGCGGCAACATGACCGACTGGGAAAGCACCCTGTTTGTGGATGCCGGTGCCGTGGCCGACCGCGTGGGCGACCTCGACCCGCGCGTGGGCGTGGGCACCGGCGTGCGGTGGCGCAGCCCCGTGGGGCCACTGCAGGCCGACCTGGCCTGGGGCGTTCAATCGAAAAAACTGCGGCTGCACTTGCGACTGGGTTTCACCTTCTGATGCAGACACCACAAGACACGACCTCCTCGGCCACAGCGCTCACGACACCAGCACATCCCGCACGCCCAGCCCATCCGGCCCGCAAGGTGCTGCGCTGGCTGCTGTGGTCCTTGCTCGGCCTGTGCATCACCCTGGCCTGCGTGGCCGGTGCCGCCTGGTGGTGGGCCGGGCAGGCCACATCGCTGGCCACCACGCTGGCGCGCGTGGCCCAGTGGCTGCCCGCAGGCCAAAGCCTGCAAAGCCGCGATGTCACGGGCTCGCTTCGCAACGGTGGCCACCTGGGCTGGCTGCGCTGGAGCAGCCCCACCCTGGCAGTGGAAGTGACCGACGCCCAACTGGACTGGCAACTTTCCCCCCTGCTGCAGCGCCAACTGCAGCTAGGCACCGTGAGCGCAGCGCGGGTGCAAATCACCCCCCTGCAGCGCCCGGTCAACGAGCCCCCACCCGCCACAGCACCGTTGGAGCAACTGCTGCTGCCGCTGGCAGTAGAAGTACCGTTTCAGGTTGCGCAACTGCAGTGGGGCCAAGTATCAGAGGCAACCGATACCCCCCCAGTGCAAGTGCAAGGGCTGGCAGGCACGTACCGTTTTGACAGGCAGGCGCACCACCTGCGCATCGACCACCTGGCACTGGCGCAGGGCCAGTACACCGCGCAGGTCACCCTGCAAGGCGCAGCGCCCATGGCGCTGCAGGCCACGTTGGATGGCACCCTCACCACCGCCCTGCCCGGCCGCACCGATGCCTTTGCCGCCACCGCCCACGCCAGTCTGCAAGGCACGCTGGCCACAGCAGCCGCCCAATTGCAACTGCAAGCCGATATACAGCCCAGCGCATCCCTCGCAAGCACCACGGACACCGCCAGCGCCCCCCCCAGGGCCAAAACGGCCGCCATGCGCGCCAGCGTGCAAGCCAGCGTGCAGCCCTGGGCGGCCCAGCCCGTGCAGCAAGCGCAGGCCACGCTGCAAGCCGTGAACCTGGCTGCCCTGTGGCCCCAGGCCCCAACCACCGATCTGCAGGGCACGCTGAGTGCGGGCACCACGGCAGGCAATGCCCAGCAGACCGCCACTTGGCAACTGACGGCCGACCTGACCAACCGCCAGCCCGGCCCGTGGGACATACAGCGCCTGCCCCTGGCCCAACTGCAAGCCCAAGCCACCTACAACGGCACGCAGTGGGCCGTGCCCAAAGCCACCGCCACCGTGGGCGCTGGCCCCAGCGCGGGCAGCCTCAGTGTGCAAGGTCGCTTCACGCCCGCCAGCGGCGTGCTGGAAGGCGAAGCCCGCCTGAGCCACCTGTCGCCCGCCGCGCTGCACACCGCATTCGCAGCGGCACCGCTGTCAGGCAGCTTGCAGGCCAGCGTGCCATCGCAGGCCACGCAAGCCGTGCACTTTGTGGCCGATGTGCGCGCAGCCCGCCCAGGCGCCACAGCAGGCACTACAGCAGGCAACGCTGCAGCCCTGCGCATCGATGCGTTCTCGGCCCAAGGCCAGTGGAACCCACTCGATAACGGGGGCACAGCCCACATCGAAAAGCTGAATCTCCAGGCACTGCAACTGCAGGCCCAGGCCACCGACCTGCGCATCAGCCGGGGCCAAGCTGCAAAGCTTGCTGCACAGACGCCCTCCCCCAACCCCGCCCCCACGCTGGCAGCGCAAGGGCTGCTCAACGTGACCGTGCCCGGCACCGAGCTGCGCCTGCAAGGGCAAATGGCCCCGCGCACCGGCCAGGGCAACGGCCTGCTGCGGGTGAACGATGCGGAGCAAACCCTGCGCTGGCTGGGCCGCCTGCCCTGGGTGGGCACCGCCCTGCAAAGCGCGCTGGGCACTGCATCGGCCAAGGGCCAGGCGCAGCTGCAATGGCAGTGGAATGGCGGCTGGCACACGCTGCAGCAACAACTGCAAGCCGCAGCGCAGGGCACGGCCTGGCCCGCCACCCAGCCAGGCTTTACCGTGCAAGCCACGTTGAGCACCCCCCAGCTGGAGACGGTGCTGCCAGCAGGCCCATCCACCAACGTCGCCACATCCATCCAATGGCGGACGGTGAAGGCCGAGCTGCAGGGGCAAATGACCCAAGCCAACCTGACAGTGGAAGGCGAGGCGCGCACCGGCACACAGCGCTGGTCGCTGCAAACCCGCCTGAGCGGTGGCCTCAGCGCCCCGGCGGCAGGCACTGGGGCGGGTGCTGCAGCAGGCTCCAGCACATGGCAAGCCCAGTGGAGCCACCTGCGCGCTCAGTGGCAAGACACGCGCCAGAGCGGCACCTGGGTGGCCCAGCTCACCGAGCCGTGGAGCGTGTCGTTGCACAGCGGTGCCCCGGCGGCCAAAGTGCTTCCCAAAGAACAGCCCCGCAAAGCCGCTGCCCACACACCTCTGGGCTGGGCCGTGCAAGCCACTGCAGGCCAAGCCCAGATCACAGGCCCCCTGCCCGGCACAGTGCAACTGCGCTGGCAGCCCCTGCGCCTGACCACGGTGGCGGGCGCCTTGCCCCGCGTGCAAACGCAGGGCACGCTGCAAGGCCTGCCCCTGGCCTGGGTGGATGCGCTGGGTAGCGAGCAGACCGCCTCCCCGGCAACCGGCACCACCCCCTCGCCCACCGCTCCCACCCTGGCCCCGCAACCTTTGCTGGCCCGGCTGGGCTTGGCCACTGACATATTGCTGGAAGGCCCGTGGAACGTAGACACCACCGACACCCCACGCGCCAGCGCCAGCCTGCGGCGCACGCAGGGCGATGTGCGCATCCTGGGCGGCGATGCGTCCGCCGGCGTGGTCAGCCACAGCAGCGGCCAAGGACTGGGGGCTGGCAGTGTGCAAGCCCCCACCGCCACGGCCGCCGTCAGCACGGCAGGCGTGCGCCAGGCAGAGCTGTCGGTGCAACTGCAAGCCGACACCCTCAGTGCCCGCCTGCAATGGGCCAGCGCCCGCGCGGGCGAGATCGATGCCAGTGCCAACACCCGCATCCAATGGGGGCAGGGTGAGCCCCCCTGGCCCGCCGACGCACCGCTGGCAGGCACCCTGCGCGCACGTCTGCCCGATGTGGGCGTGTGGTCGGCCCTGGCGCCCCCCGGCTGGCGCGTGCGCGGCACGCTGGACGCCAACGCCACCCTGTCTGGCACCCGCAACGCCCCCCGCTGGGCAGGCACGCTGGCCGCAGATGACCTGGCCGTGCGCTCGCTCATCGACGGTGTGGACCTCCAGGGTGGACGCCTGCGCGCCAACCTGCGCGGCAACCAGGTGGAGCTGACCGAGTTCCAGCTGCAAGGCGGGCGCGGGAGCAAAGCGCGTATCACAGGCCAAAGCGGAAACCGCACAGCAGCCCCCGACGAGCGCGGCACCCTCTCGGCCACCGGCCGCCTGGCCTGGACCGATGCCGATGCCGACTCCGACACCAACGCAGCACCCCGCATCAGCCTGAACCTGCAAGCCCAGGCCAAAGCGCTGCAGGTGCTCGTGCGTGCCGACCGGCAGGTCAGCGTGTCCGGCAACCTGCAAGCCACGCTGGAGCAAGGCCAACTCAGCCTGACCGGCCAGCTCACCACCGACCGCGCCACCATCCTGCTGCCCGACGAGACCGCCCCCACCCTGGGCTCTGACGTGGTGGTGCGCTCTGCCGCGCGCGACAAGCAGGCCCAGGCCAGCGCGCAAGCCGCCGCCAAGGCCCAGCAAAACGCCGAGCAGCCCGCACCAGAGCCCACCGGGCGCATCACCACAGCCAAGCCCCCATTGATGGCCGTGACGCTGAACCTGGGCCGCGACTTTGCCCTGCAAGGCCACGGCATCACCACCCGGCTGACCGGCGAGGTGCAACTGCGCAGCAGCACCACGCCCGGCGCCCCGCCCCGCGTGACGGGCGAGGTGCGCACCGAAGAAGGCCGCTACCGCGCCTGGGGCCAGATGCTGGACGTGGAGACCGGCCTCATCCGCTTCAACGGCCCGTACAACAACCCCTCGCTCGACATCCTGGCGCTGCGCCCCAACATCAGCGTGCGCGCGGGCGTGCAGGTCACCGGCTCGGCCCTGGCACCCCGCGTGCGCCTTTACTCAGACCCCGACTTGCCCGATGCGGAAAAACTCGCCTGGGTGGTGCTGGGCCGCGACGCCACCGCAGGCGGCGCCGAAGCCGCTGTGCTGCAGCAAGCCGCCCTGACCCTGCTGGGCAACCGGGGCCAGTCGGTCACCGCCAACCTGGCCAGCCGCGTGGGCCTGGACGAGATCGGCTTCAAGAGCGCCGCAGCCGGCGAAGACGCCAGTGCCGCCGCCCTGACCTTCGGCAAGCGCCTGTCCAAAGACCTTTACGTGACGTACGAACGCACCCTGTCGGGCACCATGGGCGGGCTGTACATCTTCTACGACCTCTCGCGCCGCCTCACCCTGCGCGGGCAAGCGGGCAGCAACAGTGCGGTGGATCTGATCTATACGATGAAGTACGACTGAGTGCTCCAACCCGCCAAGAACCCGCCTCCGCAGCCTCTACAATCGCGCCCAGTCTCCTCATAGTTCAATGGATAGAACGAGTGCCTCCTAAGCGCTAGATGCAGGTTCGATTCCTGCTGAGGGGACCAGGTCAACGTCCGCCAAAACCCGCGCCCTGGAAGACTTTTTTTACGCCCGATGCACGCTGCCAGGGCGCCAGGACGCCCCACCCCTCCCACACAGCGCCTCGGCCCGCGAATTTCAACAAAATAGGCCTCAAGGGATTGATTGGCTTGCGCTAGCAGCTATCGAAAGCAGAGCAATCTTGCGCTGCGCCCGGCATCCAGCGAATCATGGTCGCGCCGCGTGCGCAGCGCCTACAAGCGCTCTCGTCTCCGGGTCCGCGTCGAACGCAGCCTCAGCCCGCACCCATGCCGGGGCGGAGTTCGTTTTTACCAACGCCTTCACAGCCCGATTGCGACAAGTCGAGCATGGAGAGAATTCATACACGTAGAGAAGGCAGTCGAGCGCATCCAAACCCGGATGCGCCTCGCACAGGTCCAGCAGTTCCCCCACCAAGTGATGGACATCGTCCGCGCCATCGATCCGTTGGAGATGCTTGGCGCACAGAGCGAAGTCACCCGCTTCAAAGTTGTTCACCAGCAGCGCGATACCGGTCGCCATATCACCGTTGGCGATCTGGTGCACCGCGACGCGCCGCAACTCCTCGTGCTTGACCGAGGCCAGGGCTCGCACGGCCGCCCACTGAACCTGGTCATCCGCATCTGGAATCCATTGGAGCAGTCGGCGGTCGAAACGTGGGACGCCGGTCTTCGCAAAGCATCTGCACAGGCGCTTGACATGCTGGGGATCGTCCGACGCCACCAGCGCCGCAAAGACCGTCTCGCGCTGGTCGCTGGAGGCCTGTGCCCCCCACCTTCTGAACCAATGACATGGGTCCTTCGGAGAATTGCGAACGTGCGCGACGATCTCAGAGCCGGAGTAGGCTGTCGCGTCGAAGCGATTTGGCGCGGCGTTTCTGCTCTCGCGCGTATTTCGCATGCCTGCAAGGTAGCGTGCGATATCAGGGTCGGCCTCGGCCTCGCCTTCCAACATCGCCAATCCGCCCTCGATCCCTGCCAACTCGTCGAACTGATCCGCACCCCAGTCATCGACCCAGAAATCGAGGTCCGCTTGCAACCAACGTCCAAGTTGGCGGGCCACATGTTTCAGGCCCTCCATGCCATCGAGTGCCACGATGTGTTCAGCCCCGATCACATCCGATGTGTTGGACGAGCGCGCAAAGGACGAATACAGCAAGCGCCTTGCCTCTTTCGAACCGGCGCAAGCAAGCGCACGGAGGATCCCGCTGCGCTGCGCCATGTCCCGATGGTTCTCCGAAGACAGCGCCTGCGCCGAGGCATCGATGGCCCTCAACACCTCGGTATGGAGGTTCGCGCGCTGGACGATAGAGGCCAGCCATGGTGCCCGCTCTGCCTCGCACTGCGGGTCATAGGAGAGGCATGAAACGCAGGCACTTACAACGTCACCCTCTAATCCCATCAACCCGTAGCCCTCAACCTGCTGAATGGTGCGACCGTGACCGGTTCGCAGGGCAGCAGCGAAGGCATGGCTGGACAAAGGAAATGTCGGCTGTTCAATCCGCATCGGGTGGGGTGCTTTCAGCATCTTGGGCTCACGACGGTGAGCCTCGAACCGATTATCGGTTTCTGCCCCGCACCTCTGCGCCCGTGCGCTCAGCGAGCTTTGCCATCATGCGCCAATCCACTTCGCAGGCACCGGCCCTCCTGGCGTCAGACCTCTGTGCCAGGGCGTCAGGACATCACGCTAGGCTTGGAGGTCCACGCAGCACTTCAAGCTCTGCATCTGGGTGCGCCCCATCATCAGCGTGATTTCCAGGGCCTTTACCTCGCCTGCGCATGCCGAAGAGTTCACCGAGCCCCCCACGAAGAACTTCGGCCCGAAAAATTCAACAAATAGGCCTCCATGGCTTTATCAGCGTGCGCAAACAGCTATCAAAAGCAGAGTAAATCTGCGCTGCGCCCGGCGCCCGGCGCCCGTCACGCGGCCTGTGGCTGAACGGGCGTCGCCTTGGATCGCCCCGCCGTCGCGGCGCTGCCCATCGACGCCGCCACGATGCACCCAATGGCCAGCCACTGCACCGCGCTCAACTGCTCCCCCAGCAGCGGCAGCGCCAGCAACGCGGCCACGGCAGGCTCCATGCTGATCATGATGCCGAAGGCCTCTTTGGGCAGGCGCTTGAGGGCCATCATTTCCAGCGAGATGGGAATGGCACTGGAAATGGCCGCCACGCACAAGCCCACCAGCAGCACAGAGGGGGACAGCAGCGCAGCGCCTGCATGCGCCACGCCCACGGGCACCACCACCAGCGCAGCCACCAGCAGGCCCAGCGATACCGATTGCCCCGCGTGCAGGTGCCCGGCCCGCTTGCCATAGATGATGTACAGCGCCCAGAACACGGCGGCGCCCACCGAGTACATCACCCCCACGGGGTCCAGCGTGCTGCCGCTCAGCCCCAGGGGCAGGAGCAAGCCTAGGCCCACCATGGCCAGCGCCACCCACACAAAGTCCATGGCGCGGCGCGACGACCAGATGGCCACGGCCAGCGGCCCGGCAAACTCGATGGCCACGGCCAGGCCAAATGGCAGGGTCTGGATGGACATGTAGAACATGAGGTTCATGGCGCCCAGCGCGGCGCCGTACAGGGCTACGGCCTTGGCGTCGGTGCGCGACAGGCGCCAGCGCCAGGGGCGCCACAGCAGCAGCATCAGCACTGCCGACAGGCCCACGCGCACGGCGGTGGTGCCCTGCGCGCCCACGGCCGGGAACAACACCTGCTTGGCCCACGAAGTGCCAAGCCCCAAGGCCGTGACGGAGCCCAGCACCGCGAGGAAGGGAAAGAAACGTTGAAGGCGGGATGCAGTCATGCGCAAAAATGTAGTGCGTCTGGCGCGTGCTTTTGGCTCTGTTTTAGGGCCTTTGACGCAACTTTCGCTCACCCCTGGGGCCCTGCATGACCACCACCGCTGCACTCGACCGCTTTGACCTTGCCATCCTCAACATCTTGCAGGCCGACAACACCACGCCCCAGCGCGTGATTGCACAGGCCGTGAACCTGTCGGCCCCCGCTGTGCAGCGGCGCATCCAGCGGCTGAAAGACAGCGGCGTGATCCGCGCCAACGTGGCGGTGCTGGACCCGGTGAAAGTGGGCAAGCCACTGACCATCATGCTGGAGGTGCACCTGGAAAACGAGCGCCCCGACCGCACCGCCCCACTGCGCGAGCGCATTGCCGCCGAAGAGGCTGTGCAGCAGTGCTACAGCGTGACCGGCGAGGCGGACTACCTGCTGGTGGTGAACGTGGCCTCGATGGCAGACTACGAGGCGCTGACGCAGAGGCTGTTTGAGGGTGACGACAACGTACGGCGGTTTCGGACCTCGGTGGCACTGGGGTGCCTGAAAGCGGGGCTGCATGTGGCGCTGGAGTCGACGCCCGTACGCCAGTAGGTCGGGTTAGCGCAGCGTAACCCGACAACGCACCGCAACTACACCCCCAACATCTGCCGCATTTCCGCACCAGACAGCCTCAACCTCGGCCCATCCAGCAGCTCGCACATCCGTGCATTGAGGGGCGCTGCCATGCCATGCTGCACGGCCAGCCGCACCACGGCGCCGCACAGGGCGTCAATTTCCGTGACCCGCCCGGCCTCCAGGTCATCCCACATCGATGAGCGGGCCGTGGCGTCGATTTGCAGCATGCGCCGGGCCACCCGGGTGAACAGCCAGTTGGGCAGGCGCAGCACATGCGGCAATAGAGTGGGCGAGACGGCGGTGAGCTGGGCGGGTGTGATGCCAGCGTAGGCCATTGCGCGCAGGGCCTCGGTTTGCAGGGCGGCCAAGACACGGCGGCAGTGGCGGTCGAGCAATTCCTCGCGCAGGGGCAGGTTGGACAGCGCATTGACCGGGTTGTTCAGATTGAGCAGCAGCTTGCCCCACTGCACGGCGCGGATGTCTGGCGGCAGCACGGTGGCCAGGCCTGCGGCATTGAAGACTGGGACGATGCGCTCGGTGATGGCGTCGCGCTGCCACTGCATGGGGCCTGCGGTGGCGCGGTGCACATGGGCTCCGCGCAACACTACGTTGTAGGGCACCATGCCTGCCAGCACCTTGAGGCGTGGCGCCACCTCAGCAATGCACGCCACGTTGTCTACGCCGTTTTGCAGCGAAATCACCGGGGTGCCCGGCGCGCAAGCCGCCGCCAGTTCGCGCGCGGCAGATGCCGTGGCGCCGCTTTTGACGCACAGCAGGATGATGCTGTCTGGGCCAGGCACGGCCTGCGCCAGCGTGGCCGCCTGGGGCAAGGCAGCGGCAGGCACGGTGTGGTCGAAGCCGTCCAGGTCGCTCACCCTCAGGCCCTGCTGGGCGATGGGCGCAAGTGCATGCGTGCGCCCCACCAGGCAGACGGATTGGCCATGGGCCGCCAGGCGCCCGCCCACATAGCAACCAATGGCGCCTGCGCCAAGAACGATGAAGTGCATGGTGAGAGAACCTGAAATAGCGCGGGGCCTGCGTGCCGTGCAGGGCCCTGGTCAGCGCGGTGCGAGCATTGTGCGGGCCCAGCCGAGCGCCGTCTGGCACCCAGGCGACGCTCGGCCATACCAGCATTCAAGTTTCAGAACCTGTCGAAGGTCTGTTTGCCCAAAGTGCCCTGGCTTCGACAGGCTCAGCCCGAACGGTTGGGTGGATGGGCAGGCTGAGACGGGTAGTCAATCAAGAATTATTGGCCTCCAGCGCTTATCCAGCAAGCGCTAGCAGCTATCTATTTAATAGCAAATTGCACAGACACCCTCAACCCGCCCAAGCGTTCAGACGCGCCCAGTGCCACCGTGGCCCCGTGCCTTTGGGCGATGGCTTGCACGATGGCAAGGCCCAGGCCGCTGCCGGGGGCGCTGTCCGAGGTGCTGTCGGCCATCACGCGCACAAAGCGCTGCATGGCGCGCTCGCGGTGCTCGGGCGCAATGCCGGGGCCACTGTCTTCCACCGTCAGCACGGCATGGCTACCCTGCGCACTCACCTGCACATCCACCTGGCCGCCCGGTGGCGTGTACTTGATGGCGTTATCGAGCAGGTTGCGCGCCAGCATGCGCAGCGCCTCGGCGTTGCCGGGCAGCGTGGCGGCGTCAGACTCAAGCAGGCCCACATCCATGCCCCGCGCCTGCGCAGCGGGGGCCACGTCGGCCAGCGCCAGTTGCGCCACCGCACGCAGGTCCACGGGCTCTGCGGGGGCAGTGCCAGATTCCTGGCGGGCCAGGGTCAGCAGTTGCTCCACCAGCCGGGTGGCCCGGTCAATGCCTGCGGACAGGCGCTCGGCGGCAGCGGCGCGGGCAGCGTCGTCACCCGCGCGCTGCAGGCCTTGCAGTTGCAGGCGCAGCGCGGCCAGAGGCGAGCGCAGCTCGTGCGCAGCATCGGCCACAAAGTGCTGCTGGGCATCGAACGCGCGCTGTACGCGCTCGAACAGCAGGTTCAGCTCGCCCACCAACGGCTGCACTTCGTCGGGCAGGGCCGCGTCGTTCACGGGCGAGAGATCGTCCGCCTGGCGCCGGGCCAGCTGGCGGCGCACACGCTCCACCGGGGCGAGGGATCGGCTCACGCCCCACCACACCGCCAGCACCAAGAGCGGTGCCATGATGGCCAGCGGTGCCAGTGTGCGCAGCGCAAGGCTGCGGGCCATGCCGCGCCGCGCCGCCATGTTCTGCGCCACCTGGATGACCTGCGAGCGCGTCTGCATCGAAAACACGCGGTAGGTGCCGCCCCGCGCCTTCACATCGGTAAAGCCCAGCACCGCGATTTGCGGCAGCGCCGCGCCCACAGCCGATTCAAAAATGCGCAGGCCTTCGTTGGTCCACACCTGAACGATGAATTCGTGGTTTTCATCCTCCGGGTCCAGCCCCGGCCCCAGGCCTTGCGCATCCACCGGCAGGCCCGAGCGCAACGCCAGCGCGGTTTGCTGCATGTGGTAGTCGAACAGCGCATCGGCCTCGGCCAGCGCCGCCCGATAAGCCAGCGCCCCCTGCACCGCCCCTGCCAGCATGATGGCCGCGAGCAGGAACACCAAGAGCTGCATGCGCAGGGAGCGGGGGAGCATGGACTGCAGCGCGCTGCGCCAAGCGGTGAAGTTCGATCTCATAGCTATGCTCGCCCGAGGTACTTCGCTTTGATCTTGGCGGAAGCAACTGGCGCAGCTTGGGCCAGTGCCCCCGCGCAAGGGCCGCCAAGCCGCAACAGCGGCGCGTTGCTTGCGTGCGCTGGGGGCGTCCCCCTCCCGCTTTGCGCAGCAATGCGAGAGAGGGGGAAGGCGCGAAGCGACTCAGGGGGAGTCATCATTTTTTCGGCACCAGATAGCCGACACCGCGCACGTTCAGCACCAGCTCCGCCCCCAGCTTTTTGCGCAGGCCGTGGATGTAGACCTCCACCGCGTTGCTGCTCACCTCATCGCCCCAGCCGTAGAGCTTGTCTTCGAGCTGCTGGCGCGACAGCACCATGCCGGGGCGGGCGATGAGCGGCTCCAGCACCGCCCATTCGCGGCCCGACAAAACTACAGGGGTGCCGCGCACCGTCACCTCGCGCGTGGCGGGGTGGATGCACACGCCCTGGTGCTCGTACACCGGCTCGGCACGGCCCGCAGCGCGGCGCAGCAGGGCGCGGATGCGGGCCAACAGCTCGTCCAGGTCGTAGGGCTTGAGCACGTAGTCGTCGGCCCCGGCGTCCAGCCCCTCGATGCGCTGGGCCACAGCGTCGCGGGCCGTGGCCACCAGCACGGGGGTGCGGATTTTCCGCGCGCGCAGGTCGCGCAGCACCGCCAGGCCATCGCGCTTGGGCAGGCCCAGGTCCAGCATGACCAAGTCATAGGCCTGGGTGCGCAGGGCGGTGTCGGCGGCGTCGCCATCACGCGCCCAGTCCACCGCATACTGCTCGGCACGCAGCAGGTCTTGCACGGCTTCGCCGATCATGGGGTCGTCTTCAACGAGTAGCAATCGCATGGTGGGCAAGCATAGCCAATGGCGAAGGGGATGGGCGGTCGAAAGGGGGGCAAAGAGGGGGCAGGCCAGCGCGCGGCAAGCACTGGCCCCTGCTCAGGGTCGCATCAACCCAGCCGCACCGGCACAAAGACCGCGTACTGCTCGGCGCGCAGCAGGTCTTGCACGGCTTCGCCAATCATGGGGTCATCTTCAACGAGTAGCAATCGC
This Acidovorax sp. 106 DNA region includes the following protein-coding sequences:
- a CDS encoding autotransporter assembly complex family protein, giving the protein MNFFKPVSAASARTMRKALPHSTPAPWSALLLCGTLALQGCSLWPRQPPTDDETNTTTNAAAAAAQATFSLEVKAPNAVRETLERHLELQRFRQLPDLQAEELRRLLHAADANVRELLGTLGYFAPDITISLREAPADAAAPTPPYAVTITVEPGPQTRIASADIRFTEVREAESAAEPNARTRQLERIQRNWALPEGSAFTQAGWSDAKNTGLRQLQARRYASASITNSRAEVDADTQQAALSVTYDPGPAYRFGPLKVQGSERYDPDGARRLARLPTGTVYDEAEMLDAQQRLASSGYYDAVFLTLDTDSTTPQAAPVIAQVREAKLQKLVFGVGVSTDSGPRLSIDHTHNQWPTEGWRAINKLSLDKKAQQIGTGWTALPGENGWRWFTSGLAQRQQTGDYDVNSVEVLGGRSQSTKNIDRTYYLRYDTSRAQGLNAPADSAALSVNYGWTGRYFNSNTAPTRGYGIAVELGAGVTLRPERNPFTRTLVRWQSFFPAGRVEAGDGAARSARIAVRTEVGAVLARESAEIPVAQLFLTGGDTTVRGYGYRAIGARTDNNQLYGGRYMGVASVEWQRPIVYGGNMTDWESTLFVDAGAVADRVGDLDPRVGVGTGVRWRSPVGPLQADLAWGVQSKKLRLHLRLGFTF
- a CDS encoding translocation/assembly module TamB domain-containing protein; its protein translation is MQTPQDTTSSATALTTPAHPARPAHPARKVLRWLLWSLLGLCITLACVAGAAWWWAGQATSLATTLARVAQWLPAGQSLQSRDVTGSLRNGGHLGWLRWSSPTLAVEVTDAQLDWQLSPLLQRQLQLGTVSAARVQITPLQRPVNEPPPATAPLEQLLLPLAVEVPFQVAQLQWGQVSEATDTPPVQVQGLAGTYRFDRQAHHLRIDHLALAQGQYTAQVTLQGAAPMALQATLDGTLTTALPGRTDAFAATAHASLQGTLATAAAQLQLQADIQPSASLASTTDTASAPPRAKTAAMRASVQASVQPWAAQPVQQAQATLQAVNLAALWPQAPTTDLQGTLSAGTTAGNAQQTATWQLTADLTNRQPGPWDIQRLPLAQLQAQATYNGTQWAVPKATATVGAGPSAGSLSVQGRFTPASGVLEGEARLSHLSPAALHTAFAAAPLSGSLQASVPSQATQAVHFVADVRAARPGATAGTTAGNAAALRIDAFSAQGQWNPLDNGGTAHIEKLNLQALQLQAQATDLRISRGQAAKLAAQTPSPNPAPTLAAQGLLNVTVPGTELRLQGQMAPRTGQGNGLLRVNDAEQTLRWLGRLPWVGTALQSALGTASAKGQAQLQWQWNGGWHTLQQQLQAAAQGTAWPATQPGFTVQATLSTPQLETVLPAGPSTNVATSIQWRTVKAELQGQMTQANLTVEGEARTGTQRWSLQTRLSGGLSAPAAGTGAGAAAGSSTWQAQWSHLRAQWQDTRQSGTWVAQLTEPWSVSLHSGAPAAKVLPKEQPRKAAAHTPLGWAVQATAGQAQITGPLPGTVQLRWQPLRLTTVAGALPRVQTQGTLQGLPLAWVDALGSEQTASPATGTTPSPTAPTLAPQPLLARLGLATDILLEGPWNVDTTDTPRASASLRRTQGDVRILGGDASAGVVSHSSGQGLGAGSVQAPTATAAVSTAGVRQAELSVQLQADTLSARLQWASARAGEIDASANTRIQWGQGEPPWPADAPLAGTLRARLPDVGVWSALAPPGWRVRGTLDANATLSGTRNAPRWAGTLAADDLAVRSLIDGVDLQGGRLRANLRGNQVELTEFQLQGGRGSKARITGQSGNRTAAPDERGTLSATGRLAWTDADADSDTNAAPRISLNLQAQAKALQVLVRADRQVSVSGNLQATLEQGQLSLTGQLTTDRATILLPDETAPTLGSDVVVRSAARDKQAQASAQAAAKAQQNAEQPAPEPTGRITTAKPPLMAVTLNLGRDFALQGHGITTRLTGEVQLRSSTTPGAPPRVTGEVRTEEGRYRAWGQMLDVETGLIRFNGPYNNPSLDILALRPNISVRAGVQVTGSALAPRVRLYSDPDLPDAEKLAWVVLGRDATAGGAEAAVLQQAALTLLGNRGQSVTANLASRVGLDEIGFKSAAAGEDASAAALTFGKRLSKDLYVTYERTLSGTMGGLYIFYDLSRRLTLRGQAGSNSAVDLIYTMKYD
- a CDS encoding EamA family transporter, whose product is MTASRLQRFFPFLAVLGSVTALGLGTSWAKQVLFPAVGAQGTTAVRVGLSAVLMLLLWRPWRWRLSRTDAKAVALYGAALGAMNLMFYMSIQTLPFGLAVAIEFAGPLAVAIWSSRRAMDFVWVALAMVGLGLLLPLGLSGSTLDPVGVMYSVGAAVFWALYIIYGKRAGHLHAGQSVSLGLLVAALVVVPVGVAHAGAALLSPSVLLVGLCVAAISSAIPISLEMMALKRLPKEAFGIMISMEPAVAALLALPLLGEQLSAVQWLAIGCIVAASMGSAATAGRSKATPVQPQAA
- a CDS encoding Lrp/AsnC family transcriptional regulator, which translates into the protein MTTTAALDRFDLAILNILQADNTTPQRVIAQAVNLSAPAVQRRIQRLKDSGVIRANVAVLDPVKVGKPLTIMLEVHLENERPDRTAPLRERIAAEEAVQQCYSVTGEADYLLVVNVASMADYEALTQRLFEGDDNVRRFRTSVALGCLKAGLHVALESTPVRQ